AGGTGCTTGCGCGCGCGTGTACAAGGGGGCCAGGCAATACAGGACACCAAGGAGTACTGTTAGTCGAGCAAGGGCAGATGCAAAGGGCGGGCAATACCTGGGATTGAGACGGGAGTTCAGCGTCGCATTCATTTCGGTCCGGAGTAGGGGGTGCTGGTTTTTTCTCAAATTAGCGCATAAATTGATTCATAGTCTCCATATTGCCCGAATGGTAAGAATTGGTGCTTGAATGGTAGGGAGCCTGACTGTAGGTATGGGTACGCAATACCGGCTACTTAGGTTGGCAGCACAGGGTAGCGTGGGAGTAGGCACATGGGCTTGGGTAGGAGCAAGCCTGAACACTGCTACGCCCTGAGCCTGGCAACGGAGATCATTGAGGCTTGGGTGGCCGACTTGTAGTCGATTAGTTAGGCAATGGCCAGTAGTTTCTGGGCCTCCTGTACGTGCCTTCCCTTGGGAAAGAGGCGAATGTAGAGGTCAATACACTCGGACTTTTGGCGGTTGCTGGTCGACTTACTCAAGATGCCCGTGCAGGCATCCCAGATGTGGCGCTCACTCTCCTCCTCGTCTGCACCGTGTATTTTGGCTGCCAGAAAGTAGTCGAAGGCCTGTTTGTACTCTTCCTGCAGCAGCGAGATGATGCCGGAATTGATTTCGCAACAGCTGCGCCGCTCGGGGAAGCGCTGCTGTAGCAGCCGGTAAGCCTCTAGCGAGTCGGCATAATTCTTGATAGCCATCAGGCGTGCAGCACACCGGAAGGATTGCTCCCTATCGGCTTTTTTCTCGAGCACCTCTATAAAGTCGTGATAGAGTGGACTCTTTTCTGCTGCCATATCCCTGTGATGATTTTTCTCTGCATCGGCAGTACCAATCCCCAGTTGGGACAGAATTTTTCCAAAACCCATGATGTCGACGTGGCCGTAGCGGCCGTATTGATTAGCTGTTAAATCTAGTTAAAAGAATAGCAGGTAGGCCGTATTGTGAATAATATGTGTAAAGATAAGAAACTTTGCCCAGATGGGGGCAATACATCTCGCTTGTCCGATCAGAACTTTAGCTGGTCCAGCTGGTGCTGGCGGATGTAGGTTTTGAGGAAGCTGGCGAGTGCCTGGTGCGCCTCCTGGCTTAGGTCCGGGTCTTGGGCTTGTAGGTCAAAGGCCGCCTTTCGTGCTTGTTTGAGTAGGGGTAGGTCCTCCGTCAGGTCCGCCAGCCTGAAGGTGGGCAGGCCACTCTGGCGGGTGCCAAGGAAGTCGCCGGGCCCTCGCTGCTTCAGGTCCAGCTCGGCTATGCGAAAGCCGTCCTGCGTGCTACAGAGTGCGTTTAGCCGATAGCGAGCCTCTTTGCCCAGCGGCCACCTGCCTGCCATGAGTATGCAGAAGCTCTGTGCGGCACCCCGCCCTACGCGTCCGCGTAGCTGGTGCAGCTGGCTGAGGCCAAAGCGCTCGGCATTCTCTATCACCATCAGGTTGGCATTGGGTACATCCACCCCCACTTCTATTACGGTGGTGCTTACCAGCACCTGCGTACGATTGGCCTTGAACTTTTGCATTTCTTCTTCCTTGGTGCCGGCGGGTAGCCTGCCGTGCACCAGGCCCACGCGATAGTCCTTGAAGTACTGCTGCAGAAACGCATAGCCCTGCTCTGCGGCTAGCAGGTCGCTTTTTGCACTCTCATCCACCAGGGGGTATACCACATAGGCCTGTCGGCCTTCGGCCAGCTGCTCGTGTATGAAGCCCAGCATCCGCAGCCGGTTCTGGTTGTTCCTCAGTACGGTGGTAATGGGCTTTCGGCCTGGGGGGAGCTCATCTATCACACTCACCTCTATGTCTCCGTAGGCTGTCATGGCCAGGGTACGGGGGATGGGGGTGGCTGTTAGCGCCAGGTTGTGCGGTACATGCGGGGCCGCCCCCTTCTGCCACAGCTGGTTGCGCTGCTCTACCCCAAACTTGTGCTGCTCGTCTATGACCGTGAGGCCGAGCTGCCGGAAGCGCACACCGGTCTCGATCAGCGCATGGGTGCCAATAAGGACCTGGATGTGGCCCGCAGCCAGGTCTGCCAGCAGTACGCTGCGCTCGGCTGCTTTTACGGATCCGCTCAGGAAGCCCACCCGAATGCCCAGTGGGGCTAGCCCCTGGGAGAAGCTGCGGTAGTGCTGCTCGGCCAGTATCTCGGTGGGGGCCATTACCGCTACCTGATAGCCATTGTCTAGCGCCATCAGGCTGGCCATTAGGGCTACTATGGTTTTGCCACTGCCCACATCCCCCTGCACCAGGCGGTTCATCTGGATAGGCCGCCCCACATCCCGTCGTATTTCCTTCAGCACCCGCTTTTGTGCGCCGGTTAGTTCGAAGGGTAAGTGCTGGGTGTAATAGGTGTTGAAGTAAGTGCCAATTTCTGAGAAGCACACCGCCTGTGCTTGCTGCTCTCGCAGCTGCTTGCGGTGGGCCAGTACCCATTCGAAGAGGAAGAGCTCTTCAAACTTGAGGCGATCCCGGGCCAGCTGTAGGGCCTGCGGACTGGGGGGGAAGTGCAGGCTGCGCAGGGCCTCGTTTCGGCTGCTCAGCTGCTGCCCCTGCACCAGCAGGGGTGGCAGGGGGTCTGGTATATCGGGCGCTTGCAGCAGCAGCTGATACACCAACCGCCGCAGGCCCCGGCTGTCCAGCCCCGCGCGCTTCAGCTTTTCTGTGCCTGGGTATATAGGCACAATCTTCAGCGTATTTAGCGTGCCGTGTTCTTCATCCTTTAGCGGCTCCATCTCCGGGTGCACCAGCTGGGGCTGACCCTTGTAGAAGGAAACCTTGCCAAATAGGGCTACTTCGTCTCCCAGTTTGTACCGCTGGCTCAGGTAGCGCACTCCCTCGAACCACGAGAGCTGGAGCCGCCCGCTGCCATCTGCCAGGGTGGCCTGTAGCCGCTTTCGGCCTGCTTGCACAATTTCCAGCTGCTCCAGGTGGCCTATCAGGCTTACAGCCTCGCCTTCCTCCTGCAGGCTAGCTATGCTGCGTACCTGGCTGCGGTCTACATGCCGGCGGGGGTAGTGCTGTAGCAGGTCCCAGTAGGTGCGGATGCCCAGCTCGGCAAACAGGAGCTCGGCACGCTTGGGGCCTACTCCTTTCAGGTACATGATATCGGTCTGCCAGTAGGCCTGCACCACAACAGTTTACTAGGGCACCAGGGTTATCTCGGTAGTTTCCACCGTATTGCTGCGGTGCCCGGCCCGATCGACCACATAGATACTGAAGCTAAGCTTCTCCTCGTTGGCCAGGGGGTCTAGTTTGAGCGGGATGGCGGCAAACTCGATGGTGACTTCGCCCTGGATGCTAAGGTTTTTTGCGTCGGGTGTCAGGTTGGGCAGGTTGTACTCGAAGCGCCCGTCATATTCGGGGAAGTTTGCCACCTCTGGCCGCCTGTCTAGCAGGATAAGGTCTGCGCTATCTCGCTGTTCGGAAAATTTATCCTCATAGCCCAGGTCGCCATCCCCGTCGGTGTAGCGCAGGGTGATAAATAGGGGCGTAACGCCGTCTTGCACGGTGGCCGGGCTAATGGACACAAACTCGATGCGCGGCTCTACCGGAAACTTCGGGTCGGTGCTTACGCAGCCCGCTAGCAAGACGAGAATCGCCCCGCAGCACCCACCTATGGCTAGCCTCCACCCTGCTCGGAACAGGGCAGAACCCATACCGCAGGCCGACAGGCACATGGAGAGGAAGGCTGGGGCTGACATGGGGTGTGTACGGAGGTATAAATCTACCACTCCTAACGGGAAATACGAAAAAATGTTGAATCTGTATGTCCGTAGACCCTAGCTCGCCATACACAGGGTTAGCAGCCGGTGGAAGTGGTGCGTGCAGGCCTCGCGGCTTGGGCTGTAGCGGCCCCGCTGATAGATGCGGCTCTGTACGCCTTTTTGTACACACTCCACCACCTCTTCGTCCTCGCGCTCCACCCGGTCTAGCCCCGCTCCTGCTCCCAGCTCCATCAGCTCTTCTTTCCAGATATAGGTAAGGAAGCTCACCCGGGTGTAGCCCACACCCAGGGGTTTCACAATGTTGATACTGAGGCCCCATGGGTAGAAATTGAGCATGAGGTTGGGGAAGATCCAGAAATAGTAGCCCGCCACGCGCATACCTGCATCGGGGTGGCCCGCAGGTAGGTCAAAGGCCAGCTCGTTCCCCCGAGCTATACCCAGCTGCAGGTTGGCGTATTCGTACAACTCGGTACGATAGCTGCCATAGTCCAGTGCCTGGCTTAGGGCCGGGTGTACAAAGGGTATGTGGAAGCCCTCCAGATAGTTGTCGCAGTACAGGGCCCAGTTGGCTTTTACCAGGTAATCCCGGCTGTGCTCGGGGCTGTGCTGAAACGCTGCCCAGGGTAGCCAGTACATGCGGTCTGCCACGGGCTGCAGCAGGGCCTCCAGTGGGGCCATGGGCGCAAGGGCTCCGAACAGGAAGCGGCCCCAATGTGCCAGGGGTAGTGCCCGCAGGTGGTCTCGCTCTGTGGGAAAATTCTCGGCTTCCTTAAACTCGGGCATGCTGGCAAACTGGCCGTCCAGTCGCCACTTGCGCCCATGGTAGCGGCACATCAGCTGTTTCAGGTTTCCGGCGTGCTCCACTACCAGGTTTCCCCGGTGGGTACACACGTTGCTTAGCAGGTGCAGCTTGTCATCTGCGTCTCGGCTCAGCAGCACAGGCTCTTCCAGCATCCCCTCTAGCATGAGGCAGGGGTGCACGTCGCCCCCAACCCTTACCACCGCCTGGTCTGCCAGCCAGTGCCAGCTGCGGGCAAACACGGTTTCGCGCTGATGGGCATAGTATCGGGGGTCGGTATACAGGCTGCTCGGTAGGGTTTCGGCCTGCCGGATGTCCGGATGGATCAAAGTGGCAAAATCCATAATAGCACTGGAAAGGCGGGGAATAGAGTGAGTTGGCTTTCAGCTCGGCCGGGTCTATTTAGTCTTAAGGCCCGTACGTTTTTGCTGTTTGGCCCGCACCCAGGCCTCATGGTCCGGGTGGTTGCAGTTGGCTGCTGCAGGCCTACAGCTGCATAGCAGCAGGCAGGCTGCCTGGCAGCCCGCTAGTAGGGGTAGCAAGTAAAAGTGGGCACGCGTTTGCATATCACTCTACCCGGTTGGTGGATTGGTAGTCTTCTTCGGTTACCGTTGCTTCCAGCTCTTGCACCAGCTTGAGAAAGGAAACAGGCCCCCCATACCGGAACAGCACCTTGTGGGTTTCGCCATAGGCGGTGTAGAGTACGATGATGCTGG
This genomic stretch from Bacteroidota bacterium harbors:
- the recG gene encoding ATP-dependent DNA helicase RecG — protein: MVQAYWQTDIMYLKGVGPKRAELLFAELGIRTYWDLLQHYPRRHVDRSQVRSIASLQEEGEAVSLIGHLEQLEIVQAGRKRLQATLADGSGRLQLSWFEGVRYLSQRYKLGDEVALFGKVSFYKGQPQLVHPEMEPLKDEEHGTLNTLKIVPIYPGTEKLKRAGLDSRGLRRLVYQLLLQAPDIPDPLPPLLVQGQQLSSRNEALRSLHFPPSPQALQLARDRLKFEELFLFEWVLAHRKQLREQQAQAVCFSEIGTYFNTYYTQHLPFELTGAQKRVLKEIRRDVGRPIQMNRLVQGDVGSGKTIVALMASLMALDNGYQVAVMAPTEILAEQHYRSFSQGLAPLGIRVGFLSGSVKAAERSVLLADLAAGHIQVLIGTHALIETGVRFRQLGLTVIDEQHKFGVEQRNQLWQKGAAPHVPHNLALTATPIPRTLAMTAYGDIEVSVIDELPPGRKPITTVLRNNQNRLRMLGFIHEQLAEGRQAYVVYPLVDESAKSDLLAAEQGYAFLQQYFKDYRVGLVHGRLPAGTKEEEMQKFKANRTQVLVSTTVIEVGVDVPNANLMVIENAERFGLSQLHQLRGRVGRGAAQSFCILMAGRWPLGKEARYRLNALCSTQDGFRIAELDLKQRGPGDFLGTRQSGLPTFRLADLTEDLPLLKQARKAAFDLQAQDPDLSQEAHQALASFLKTYIRQHQLDQLKF
- a CDS encoding Rieske 2Fe-2S domain-containing protein: MDFATLIHPDIRQAETLPSSLYTDPRYYAHQRETVFARSWHWLADQAVVRVGGDVHPCLMLEGMLEEPVLLSRDADDKLHLLSNVCTHRGNLVVEHAGNLKQLMCRYHGRKWRLDGQFASMPEFKEAENFPTERDHLRALPLAHWGRFLFGALAPMAPLEALLQPVADRMYWLPWAAFQHSPEHSRDYLVKANWALYCDNYLEGFHIPFVHPALSQALDYGSYRTELYEYANLQLGIARGNELAFDLPAGHPDAGMRVAGYYFWIFPNLMLNFYPWGLSINIVKPLGVGYTRVSFLTYIWKEELMELGAGAGLDRVEREDEEVVECVQKGVQSRIYQRGRYSPSREACTHHFHRLLTLCMAS